In the Dioscorea cayenensis subsp. rotundata cultivar TDr96_F1 chromosome 12, TDr96_F1_v2_PseudoChromosome.rev07_lg8_w22 25.fasta, whole genome shotgun sequence genome, one interval contains:
- the LOC120273816 gene encoding tropinone reductase homolog At5g06060-like — protein sequence MDGRWMLKKGATALVTGGTKGIGRAIVEELAKFGASVYTCSRNQGELAECLKQWEGKNFKVTGSVCDVCSRTEREKLMENVSTVFQGKLDIFINNVGTGIRKPTMEYTAEDYSLTMTTNFESALHLSQLAHPLLKASTSGSVVFISSTSTLHVYVKSALYTASKGALNQLAKHLACEWSRDNIRVNCVGPAIVKTPLIESLCIENEFMEHELSRTPHGRLGEPEEVASVVVFLCLPAASYVTGQIINVDGGRTQPC from the exons ATGGACGGACGCTGGATGCTTAAAAAAGGAGCCACAGCTTTAGTCACTGGAGGTACCAAAGGAATCGG GCGTGCCATAGTGGAAGAATTAGCAAAATTTGGAGCCTCTGTGTATACATGTTCTCGCAACCAAGGTGAACTTGCTGAATGCCTGAAACAATGGGAAGGCAAGAACTTCAAGGTTACTGGATCAGTGTGTGATGTGTGTTCCAGGACTGAAAGGGAGAAACTAATGGAGAATGTATCTACTGTTTTCCAAGGAAAGCTTGACATATTT ATAAACAATGTAGGTACTGGTATAAGGAAACCAACAATGGAATATACTGCTGAAGATTACTCATTAACGATGACTACCAATTTTGAATCTGCACTCCATTTAAGCCAATTAGCTCATCCTTTGTTGAAAGCTTCAACATCAGGAAGCGTTGTGTTCATTTCCAGCACTAGTACTCTTCATGTTTATGTAAAATCAGCTTTGTATACAGCAAGTAAAg GAGCTTTGAATCAACTAGCCAAGCATTTAGCATGCGAGTGGTCAAGAGACAATATCAGAGTCAACTGTGTTGGACCTGCAATTGTTAAAACACCTCTAATTGAAAGCCTT TGTATAGAAAATGAATTCATGGAGCATGAATTATCTCGGACTCCTCATGGGCGTCTCGGAGAACCAGAAGAAGTGGCATCTGTTGTTGTTTTCCTTTGCCTTCCTGCAGCCTCATATGTTACTGGCCAAATCATCAATGTTGATGGAGGACGAACACAACCTTGTTAG
- the LOC120273389 gene encoding bidirectional sugar transporter SWEET16-like encodes MADLSFIVGIIGNVISILVFTSPIGTFKRVVKKKSTENFKWVPYTTTLLSTCLWSFYGLLKPGGLLVVTVNAIGSLMQAIYVILFLFYAPKETRAKMAKVVGILNIGCFGAVVLITLLAIHGSVRLLVVGFVCAALTVGMYASPMAAMSMVIRTKSVEYMPFSLSFFLFLNGGVWSIYAALLKDYFIGVPNAIGFVLGSAQLIVYAVYKRKRQPPKDIDREGSAQLVDVEKQEWDTETHQEKHLNKVKSLPKPSVSRQYSLNKIVKSISLTPYELQSYWHQNTNSASSEIKF; translated from the exons ATGGCAGACCTCAGTTTCATTGTGGGAATCATAG gGAATGTAATCTCTATTCTAGTCTTCACTTCTCCAAT TGGTACTTTTAAGAGGGTGGTTAAGAAGAAGTCTACAGAGAATTTCAAGTGGGTTCCATACACTACAACTCTTTTGAGCACTTGTTTGTGGAGTTTTTATGGTCTTTTGAAACCTGGTGGACTTCTTGTTGTCACTGTTAATGCCATTGGAAGCTTGATGCAAGCCATTTATGTTATTCTATTCCTCTTTTATGCTCCCAAGGAAACAAGG GCAAAGATGGCAAAAGTAGTAGGAATTCTGAACATCGGATGCTTCGGGGCTGTAGTTTTGATCACTCTTCTCGCGATCCATGGAAGTGTTAGGCTTCTCGTGGTCGGTTTTGTATGTGCAGCTCTTACAGTGGGTATGTATGCGTCACCGATGGCAGCCATG AGTATGGTGATACGAACAAAGAGTGTCGAGTACATGCCTTTCTCACTATcattcttcctcttcctcaacGGCGGCGTGTGGAGCATCTACGCCGCACTTCTCAAAGACTATTTCATCGGT GTTCCAAATGCTATCGGTTTTGTTCTCGGCTCAGCTCAATTAATCGTCTATGCAGTGTATAAAAGAAAACGACAACCACCGAAGGATATCGATAGAGAGGGCTCGGCACAACTTGTTGATGTGGAAAAACAAGAATGGGATACTGAAACACATCAAGAGAAACACTTGAACAAAGTAAAAAGCCTTCCAAAGCCGTCGGTTTCCCGGCAATATAGCTTAAACAAAATAGTGAAATCCATTTCACTGACTCCTTATGAACTTCAATCTTATTGGCACCAAAACACCAACTCAGCCTCCTCTGAGATCAAGTTCTAA